Sequence from the Scyliorhinus canicula chromosome 7, sScyCan1.1, whole genome shotgun sequence genome:
caggcccttcggcccacgatgttgcgccgaacttttgtcctaggttaatcatagaattttggacaatttttcatggccaatccacccaacctgcacatctttggactgtgggaggaaaccggagtacccggaggaaacccacgcagtcacggggaggatgtgcagactccacacagacagtgacccaagtcgaaatcgaacttgggaccctggagctgtgaagcaattgtgctatccacaatgctaccgtgctgcccttaagaagttaacctacactccattattctaccctaatccaagtacctatccaatagccgcttgaaggtccataaattttccgactcaactactaccacaggcagtgcattccatgcccccactactctctgggtaaagaacctacctctgacatcccctctatatcttccaccatttatcttaaatttatgtccccttgtaatggtgtgttccacccggggaaaaagtctctgactgtctactctatctattcccctgatcatcttataaacctctatcaagtcgcccctcatccttctccgttctaatgagaaaaggcctagcaccctcaacctttcctcgtatgacctactctccattccaggcaacatcctggtaaatctcctttgcaccttttccaaagcttccacatccttcctaaaatgaggtgaccagaactgcacacagtactccaaatgtggcctgaccaaggttttgtacagctgcatcatcacctcacggctcttaaattcaatccctctgctaatgaacgctagcacaccataggccttcttcacagctctatccacttgagtggcaactttcaaagaactatgaacatagaccccaagatctctctgctcctccacattgccaagaaccctaccattaaccctgtattccgcattcagatttgtccttccaaaatggacaacctcacacttgtcagggttaaactccatctgccacttctcagcccagctctgcattctatctatgtctctttgaagccgacaacagccctcctcactatccacaactccaccaatcttcgtatcatctgcaaatttactgacccacccttcaactccctcatccaagtcgttaatgaaaatcacaaacagcagaggacccagaactgatccctgcggtacgccactgataactgggctccaggctgaatatttgccatccaccacaactctttgtcttctatcggttagccagtttgttatccaactggccaaatttcccactatcccatgcctccttactttctgcataagcctaccatggggaaccttatcaaatgccttactaaaatccatgtacactacatccactgctttaccttcatccacatgcttggtcacctcctcaaagaattcaataagacttgtaaggcaagacctacccctcacaaatccgtgctgactatccctaatcaagcaatgcctttccagatgctcagaaatcctatccctcagtaccctttccattactttgcctaccaccgaagtaagactaactggcctgtaattcccagggttatccctattcccttttttgaacaggggcacgacattcgccactctccaatcctctggtaccacccctgttgacagcgaggacgaaaagatcattgccaacggctctgcaatttcatttcttgcttcccatagaatccttggatatatcccgtcaggcctgggggacttgtctatcctcaagtttttcaaaacgcgcaacacatcttccttcctgacaagtatctcctcaagcttatcagtctgcttcacgctgtcctctccaacaatatggcccctctcgtttgtaaatactgaagaaaaatacttgttcaagacctctcctatctcttcagactcaatacacaatctcccgctattgtccttaatcggacctaccctcgctctagtcattctcatatttctcacatatgtgtaaaaggccttggggttttccttgatcctacccgccaaagatttttcatgccctctcttagctctcctaatccctttcttcagttccctcctggctatcttgtatccctccagcgccctgtctgaaccttgtttcttcagccttacataagtctccttcttcctcttaacaagacattcaacctctcttgtcaaccatggttccctcactcgaccatctcttccctgcctgacagggacatacatatcaaagacacgcagtacctgttccttgaacaagttccacatttcacttgtgtccttccctgacagcctatgttcccaacttctgcacttcaattcttgtctgacagcattgtatttacccttcccccaattataaaccttgccctgttgctcgcacctatccctctccattactaaagtgaaagtcacagaattgtggtcactacctccaaaatgctcccccactaacaaatctatcacctgccctggttcattaccaagtactaaatccaatatggcctcccctctggtcggacaatctacatactgtgttagaaaagcttcctggacacactgcacaaacactaccccatccaaactatttgatctaaagagtttccactcaatgtttgggaagttgaagtcgcccatgactactaccctgtgacttctgcacctttccaaaatctgtttcccaatctgttcctccacatctctgctgctattggggggcctatagaaaactcccaacaaggtgactgctcctttcctatttctaacttcaacccatattacctcagtaggcacatccccctcgaactgcctttctgcagctgttatactatctctaattaacaatgccaccccccacctcttttaccatcctccctaatcttgttgaaacatctataaccagggacctccaacaaccatttctgcccctcttctatccaagtttctgtgatggccaccacatcgtagtcccaagtacagatccatgccttaagttcacccaccttattcctgatgcttcttgcattaaagtatacacacttcaacccatctccttgcctgcaagtactctcctttgtcattgttaccttccccactgcatcactatgtgctttggcagcagggattagtgctggggctTCAGCTACTTATATTCTATAtccatgatttggatgaagggactgaatggaCGGTAGCtgcatttgctgatgacaccaagataagTAAGAAAGTAAATTGTCAAGAGGAGGTAAATAATCTGCATTGGGATTTAGATAGAATAGagtagaattcttacagtgcagaaggaggtcattcacccatctggtctgcaccaaccctctgaaagaacaccctacctaggaccactccccaccctattccccgtaactccacctaacttgcacatctttggactctaggGCAATTtcgggtggccaatccacctaacctgcacatctttgcattgtgggaggaaacccactcagacatgaggagaatggtgggttggctatgctaaattgccctttaggttGAGTGGGGTTAGGGCCTAGGgtgtgtgctcttttggagggtcagtgtcgACTtggcgggccaaatggcctcctgtcctgtagggattctatgaataggggcagcacggtagcatagtggttagcacaattgcttcacagcttcagtgtccccggcttgggtcactgtctgtgcagagtctgcacatcctccacgtgtgtgcgtgggtttcctccgggtgctccggtttcctcccacagtccaaagatgtgcaggttaggtggattggccatgctaaattggccttaatgtctaaaattgcccttcgtgttgggtggggttactggattacggggatagggtgggggtgtgggattgggtagtgtgctctttccaagagtcgctgcagactcgatgggccgaatggcctccttctgcactataaattctatgataattatctatgataaaaactccacacagacagtcacctaaggccaaaattgaacccaggcccctggtgctgaggcagtagtgctaacgactgtgccactgtTAAGCGAGTTGgcaaagaattggcagatggagtcgaATGTGGTGAAATTGTGGCTTTGTCCACCtcgcaggaagaatagaaaaaataGCACATGAATAAAATGGAGAGAGATTACAGCACTTGATGGTATAGAGGGATCTAATTTTCCAGGcacatgagtcgcaaaacgttagTATGCAGTTATTGATTaagcaggcaaatggaatgttgctctTATTGCagagggaatggaatataaaagcagagaggttttactgcagctgtacagggctttggtgagaccacagctggaatactgagcacagttttggactccttactTGAAAAAAAAGATACACAGCAGAATTTTACAGTCCATCCCTGCAGCAGGATCTTCGTTAGCTTGCTGCATTTTACAGCCTCCAACCCACAACAACCCCCCTCCAAACCCCACCCGCTGTGATGGGGCTGTAAAAATCTGCCAATAATTCCATGAGAAGTAGTACAGAGAAAGTTCACTCAACTCACTCCTGGGATCCAAGGACTTatcctatgaagaaagattgcacAGATTGGGTctctacccattggagtttagaagaatgagagatgatcttttaAAAATCAGTGAGATCCTGACTGGATCTGGCTGGGTGGATGCAGAGGAAGTTTCCACTTGCGGGGGAGTCTAGAAGGGGGTGTAGTTtaagaggtctcccttttaagacagagatgagaagaaatgttttctctcagagggtggttagtctgtggaattctcttccccagagagcattgAAGGCTCGGCCATTGAAAACATTcaaggctgatgtggagatgccggcgttggactggggtgagcacagtaagaagtcttacaacaccaggttaaagtccaacatgcttgttacaaacactagctttcggagcactgctccttcctcaggtgaatgaagaggtatgttccagaaacatatatactgtATAGACAAATttgaagatgccagacaatgcttagaatgcgagttgagtttggtccccatggctgttctgtgcgtctggatgaagaacttgttgtcgaaggtgaagacgttgtgatccagaatgaaatcatcaggcaggaatgttcccttccagtcagggaacacttcagcagtcaagggcattcagcctctgatctccgggtaagtgttctccaaggcagccttcaggatgcacgacaacgcagaatcgccgagcagaaacttatagccaagttccacacacgagtgcggcctcaaccgggacctgggattcatgtcgcattacattcatcccccaccatctggcctgggcttgcaaaatcctaccaactatcctggcttgagaaaattcatacctctttaacctggggttacccctatctctggatctgtaacgacttaatcacctgctaatgctcgcattctaagcattgtctggcatctttgagtttgtctatatagatgtttctggaacatacctcttcattcatctgaggaaggagcagtgctctgaaagctagtgtttgaaacaaacatgttggactttaacctggtgttctgagacttcttactgtattgaaggctgagttagacagattttcgaTGGACAAGGGAATTCAAGGGTTATGTGggcggacaggaaagtggagttgagaccacaccaGATCAGCCATGGCCTTATTGAATACAgagtaggcttgaagggctgaattgcctactccgcTCCTAATTCTCCTCTGCACCTATAAGTACAAGTTGCTGTTTTATTCTTAATAATATAATGTGAGTGTCTGAGTTCTGGACTTTGGTGGCATAGTACTCTTTAACCTTGGGTGTACTTGGTGAGCAATGGTTAAAATCTTGCTCTGATTTTGTTGCACATTATTTAGTAAGCACAGGATAACTTTATTGTTGCTTTGCATTTCAGGAAACAACTTATAACTTCCATCAGCCCTGGGCTACCCAATGCAAATGAACTCTGTCCCATAGATGAGCCTACACCACAGcaccatgcctctcatcatccACGTACTGGCCTGCGTTTTTGGCATGGGCTCATGGGTTGCCATCAATGGCCTTTGGGTGGAGCTTCCGCTTATTGTGAACGTGTTGCCTGAAGGATGGGGCTTGCCCTCTTACCTCACTGTCATCATTCAGCTGGCCAATGTGGGACCTCTGTTTGTCACTCTCATGCACAAGTTTGCACCTGGGAAGATGAAGGAGATCATTGTCATTTACATTATTATCAGCATCGGaatcatggccagcttgctgatGATATTCTTCTGGAAGGAAACTACACTACTGACAGGCAGACCACACAGTACAGCATTTCTTACACTGGCCTTCTTCTTGTCACTCGTGGACTGTACATCTTCTGTGACCTTTCTCCCTTTCATGATGAGACTCCCGACAAAGTATATGACCACCTATTTTATTGGGGAAGGCTTGAGTGGCTTTGCCCCTGGCCTGGTGGCACTCAGCCAGGGTGTGGGGATGGTCAAGTGTGTGAATGTTTCAAAGACAATCAACATGACCGTTGATAATTTCACAGAGTGGTCGAGTATTCACCAGATTGAAACTCATTACATACCTGCCAACTTCTCCACAGAAACATTCCTAGCTTTCCTCACAGTTATGATGATTTTCTGCTTGGTGGCGTTCTTTTTCCTCACCCGTGTTCCATGGTTACCTCACGAGGAGATTAATGAAGAGCACGTGGCTGACCAAATGGTGCATGTCTCAACCACCGAATCAGAACTGAATAAACACATCTCCAAGCGACCAACAAATCAACAAAACTCCAGTCCCAATTGTCCTACAAAGTCAATAGATAAAGCAAAGCTGACAGACAAAACACAAAATGTGGCAACCAGTACATTCACTAAGTACTCCAAGCAGCAGCTTCTCTTCATTTATTTTCTCGTCGCCTGGGTGAATTCATTGACCAATGGTTTTCTACCATCAGTGCAGACGTATTCATGTTTACCCTATGGAAACCTTGCTTACCATCTGAGTGCCGCCCTGGGCTCCATGGCTAATCCTGGAGCCTGCATTATTGCTTTGATTTTACCCAAAAGGTAGGCAACCCAGAATGTTATGGATGTTGGAGATGGTGGGACTGTTGTAGTGAATCCATTCTAATGTCTTTTAAATTGCAACAGAACTGAGCTCGAGCAAGCCATGACTTGCAAATGTGGCATCCACTGCCTTGGTACATTTGGGGATCAACTTGCTGggaaatgactgtgtgggagccaCCATCTAGCATTCCTGGAAAAAACTTCTCATAGTTAGAAATGTTGGTAATTTTCAAATTATTTACTGGATACATTGCGTAAGAATTATAGCAATCTCATTGTATTACAGCAAATTTGTTTCCTCCCCCACTTCTGGGGCAATGCCAATGCGCAGCGAAGTGCAGGCTTGTGAACAAAGGCAGCCTGTTGACTGTTGTAGAATCATGAAACTTTCAAGCatagaaggcagccattcagcccagtaTTATAACTGTTTTCCAGAGCAAGTCAAATCTATTGCTACTGTACTTTCCCTCACAGCACTGCAAATGGCCCCTTCAAGTTTAGTATCAGTATGCAGATCGCCCTCCAATTGTCCCAGCACAAAATTGACTGTATTTGTGTCAGTTTTATGTTGTGTAGATTTTTACTCTGGGGGGATCCAGTTATTGGATGGATGGGCACTCAAGTTCAGGCAGGCAAAGCATTGGGATTGAGCCTGCATCCAGCAGAGCGAGAGGAGCCTGTGGCATCAGGAACTGTGCAGCGAGCCAGAAGAAAGGGAATCAGAACACTGAGATACAGGTAGGCAGCTGGGCCAGCAATGACTGAGAAGCAAAAGCACGTGGACCGCCCCAAATTGGCACCTGTGTTTCTGGGTGTTGCCAAGGTTCTGATGAAGGTTCTGGTGGTGGGAGTCATCTGCCACTGCAAGTCGTAACCTGTAAGTCATTGTTTGCAAGTCCTTTTAAAAATGGGGCATATTGGTATTTTGTAGATTTTATTGAATACTCCCAGTCACTGACATTCTTCAGTTATGTTCAGTGTTAGCAAGCCACATATCCTGACCAATCAGAAGAGGCGGTCCCAAATAGGGCGAGTGGATCATTCAACAGGAAAGTAAAAGAGGTACAATTTTTAGAGCCCTTATAGTTTGTTGCAACATTATCCATCGGCGAGAATACTGAACTCAGTGCTACaaggagtagttgaggtgaatttGGGAGATCCATTTAAGGGAAAGTTAGTTAAGTGATTGAAGGCGAAAGAAAAAGGGAGGAGTGCTGTTAATTGAAGATGAAGAAGGGTAGGGGATGTTTGAATGGAGTATAAATGCAGGTACGAGCCAGTTGAGGTCCTTATAGAATGGGTTTCTGTTATGTagagtcaatgggctggattttacaggaaTGTGTATTGCTCGGTTGCGATCG
This genomic interval carries:
- the slc52a3 gene encoding solute carrier family 52, riboflavin transporter, member 3-A, whose amino-acid sequence is MSLHHSTMPLIIHVLACVFGMGSWVAINGLWVELPLIVNVLPEGWGLPSYLTVIIQLANVGPLFVTLMHKFAPGKMKEIIVIYIIISIGIMASLLMIFFWKETTLLTGRPHSTAFLTLAFFLSLVDCTSSVTFLPFMMRLPTKYMTTYFIGEGLSGFAPGLVALSQGVGMVKCVNVSKTINMTVDNFTEWSSIHQIETHYIPANFSTETFLAFLTVMMIFCLVAFFFLTRVPWLPHEEINEEHVADQMVHVSTTESELNKHISKRPTNQQNSSPNCPTKSIDKAKLTDKTQNVATSTFTKYSKQQLLFIYFLVAWVNSLTNGFLPSVQTYSCLPYGNLAYHLSAALGSMANPGACIIALILPKRSLVLLGSLSFVGTAFGAYNMAMAALSPCPLLQHSGAGAFLIVISWILFSGTLSYVKVMIGVIFRDESHSALVWCGAAVQLGSMFGTLTMFPLVSVYDIFKAGDSCKSNCPF